From the genome of Chiloscyllium plagiosum isolate BGI_BamShark_2017 chromosome 13, ASM401019v2, whole genome shotgun sequence:
TGTTTGACTTACTGAAACCTGGGGCAGTAAAGCCAAAGTTAGAATTAAGAGTTGCTTTATTTAATATAGTTTATCAGAAAGGAACAAATGTAGAAGGGGGTCACGCCACTGTGGTTTGACGATAATGTCATTCAGTGTCTAGGGGACAGCTAATGAAGAAATAACCACACAGCACATGACCATGCACACACGAATCTGGGCCACATGATAGCCCTCTGGGACAAAGGGAACTGAACTTCAGATACTTATTTGTATGCATGATCTCACAGGAACTTCCTCATTCATCAACAGCACCCAGACCCCACATGCCAAAACCAAACCCTGCCTGCTTATTTTTCAACTTGACTTTTCACGTGGGCCCCAATGCCATACATGAATCAACCGAATGCTGGCTGCTGCCAatggcaaacacacacacaaaccccaaCCACTCCAGTAAAATCCCACAGAACCGTTCGGAAACAATGTCGCCGGGCGATGAAGGTGATGTCACCATGGGGTTGATATCGATCCGAGGATCTCTGGATTCCTAGCAGGAGGCCACAGCACATGCAGCAGGAAGCAGGGTTCCTGTTTTTACAGGAATGACTGCTCCAGCAggacaaagacaaagaaaaaacaCCACCTCACTGTGCTTACAGGATCTGTACTGGGTACACTGTTGGGGGGGGTGGGATGTATTGTGTTTAGCGAAAGGGTTCTCCACAGGGGCACAGTGACACCGTTCTATTTTGGGGTTCAGCGTGAGCAGTCTGTATTAAGCTATATTGAGGTATAGTGAGTGGTCTGTAATAAAATATAGGGAGAATGGGCCTTTGTTGAAGTGATCTGTATTGGGGTGCAGCAAGGTGTGTCAGGATTCATCAAGATGGTCCAATTTGTGGTTCATTGTGTTCAGTACATTGGGTCCAGATCAGGAAGTGGCCGGTGTTGGAGCttatgatgtagaggtgctggtgttggaatggggtggacaaagttaaaaatcacacaacgccaggttatagtccgacaggtttatttggaaatatcagCTATCGGAGCACcattctttcatcaggtagctactttGTCAGGTATTGAAGCTCAGAAAGCACGGCCCATATTGGAGGCCAGACAGCGTGGTCAGAATCAGGGTTCAGACAGCACAGTCTGTATCAGGGTTCAGAGAGAGGGGTCTGTAGCGGGGTTCACAGAGCACGGTCTGTATTGGGGTTCAGAGAGAGGGGTCTGTATTGTGTTATTGAGAGTGTGGAGAACATTTTGCCCCTGGTGTAATAAGCACTGCATCATCCAAACATCAACTAAATGAAAATTACCTGTTTCGTGGTtttgataaaaagaaaaaaaagattcaatAGAAAGTCACCTAAAAAAAATAAATCAGCACAAAAGATTCTAATCTGTTCACTTCAATAATCACAGCAAGAATAGACTGACTGAAGTTAAAGTTATAAACATCCCATCAGCTCTGGACAGGGAGAAGACGCTGGGATAAACAATGGCTCCAACTCAGCGCCAAGGCACTCGAAACCAGAACTTCCTGGAATCTCGTCAGAGACTTGAGAAAGGATTCTGGCCTCAGCATGACAGACGACAAAGAGGCCACAGGCAAACCAAAGCAGAAAGTCACAATTTGATTATTCACATTCAGACATATAAAGGCAATACATACACAAGTTCACAGTCTGAAATTTGATTACCCATACGCGTGGGATCACGATGCTCTCAGATCAACACAGCAAATAATGGTTAGTGCTCACACCCTTACTCTGCCTGAAATGCCCAAGGGTTCTGGGCACCCAGTTCCTCACGGAGGGATCCTGAGGGGCAGGGTGTTTGCCAGGAGGGAAAGATGTCCGTTTTCAGTGTCTTCGAGGACAGCAGCTCTCTGTCAGCTCCTGACGTTTGGAAGAGTGTGAGAAGCAAATCTGCTGTTATTCTATAGTGACATTTCTCCTCCAATCACATAGAAAGGGTCAGTCCCAAAGGACAGTGATGTTTACACCAGCCAGCAGATAGGAAACATTAAATAGGAATGTGAGAATAGGAGCAAAAAGAATCAAATTATCACTGCAAGCAATCTCCTCAGAGTGAATTATTAATTTCCATTAAAACCCACGCTAACCTTATTCTTGTAATGGCTGTGCAACATGAAGTCTCTGGGACCACCTCTGCCATCAACGTATGTTCCATTGAAAGAATAGAAAGAAAGAAGGTGATGAGTCTTTAGTCTGCATCAGCCCAATTACAAATACTTCACCACAACAACTCCTTGGGAAAAAATCGCATCACAACATCAAACAGAATCCCCTTCTCCATCTTCCAGTCTCCAGATTCAAAACCTATCTCCTTGATCAACAAATAGTGTTAAAAACACATATACTTACAGTCTTGGGGAAAGCAGATGGTCCACTTTGATCTCAACCAGCATTGAGTGGACTTTAAGGGGTGACACAGATTCAATAATCAGTTTCTCACACACCTACAGTGGGCTCTCAACTGAAATGAGGTAcatttataaaaacagaaagccaTGTTTCCAGCACACTAATAGGATCAAATTATTGGTTAATCTTCAAAAGTGCAGCATCAAGGGAGTCAAGAATGACAGAAGAATAAGAATGCCTACAGGATCCTTATGACAGAATGAAAACTTTCAGTGAAGATTTGGGACAATAAATAGCCCTTGTAATTGTAATCGCCTGAGAAAATTTCACCTTCTGTAGGGGATAACCCATCTTCACTGGGCAGCCTAGGTAATACTCAACCAAGTATCAAGAAGGGGTACCCAGTGCCCAATACCCATTCATCTGTGGCATCCTCCCATTAACATGAAATCTGGCCCTATTCAATCTAACACCATCAACAAGGTCGGTACAGCACACCAGAAACTGAGGAATGCACCACAACTGAGTGTTGGTTTCCAACAGATGTATCCACTTCTAGTTTGACGCGAGATTTaaacagaatgaaacaaaaccaCAACACGACCAAAAATacagtctttcatcaggaatgagctgacATCAACACGTGGGACATCTTCATATGATCCGACCCTTAAACACAATCGTCTCCATGACTTCACTCCAAAATGCTCCAATGGGATATCCCAGTTGAGGACAAGGCAGCACCATGTCATTTCCATCCTCTCCAGCTCAGGGTGAAGCTGTTGGGATGATTTGCTGATCGTTCTCAAACCTGGGTTCCTTCCTTAAAATGGGTCCAAATGTCCGAGAGCCAAACACTAGAAGCACACAGCAGGAACCAGAGATATTGGGATGGTCTCTATCACATTAGCACGCAGCCTGTTCCACTGGAGTGAATACAGGGACGGTAAGGTTCCTGAGAGACAGGTGCAAAACCCCATCATTGGGTGCCGTGGGTACAGTATAATTCCAGTCCATTTTAATAAGCACATCTTCTGTTGCTGGCCACTTTACAATTAAGATCTCAATATTTAATAAAGGGGCTGCTCCGATCACATTAATGATGACACAGATAGAGCTCCCTCACAGAGGATCCCAGTGATGTGCAGCAAGTTGACACAATGTCTCTGACTGGAAACGGTGTATCACTCAGTTACCAGTTCGAGACTGGTAACTGGGGTCAAGCTGTCTTTAATAATTGGGCAGATTTCCCCAGTCTTTCTATTTTAATTGTAACCACAGTTGAACTACAAGCTCAATTCCACAAAGTGTCAGACCAAACTTTAGTTCAGATACAAAGACTGAATCTGCAAGGTCAATTAATTAATCAATAGACTCATCCAAAgaattatccaaataatcacaaAACAGCGACAAAGCAAAGATTTCCCTTATTTCACCTAAAGATTCTTGAAGATCATGTATATTAAGTATAATCTCAGTGCAGGCAAGAAGTCAGTGATTCAGTAAATAGATCATGTCAGATCAAAATTAAATATCCCAGAGATTTAGGAATATATTGTACTCTGTACATGTACAAACTAATAACCTCAACCAGATAAGGGAACAGTCCAACAGTAAGAACTGCTACAGTAGAGATATGCCTTTCACTATATTGTGCCTGAGAGCAATGGTCATGTTATCACAGACTTTGATCATATTTTATTAAGAAATGCTGGATAAAGAGGTTGTAAAATATTCACACCAACTTCCAGATAAGAAAGGACATTGGAAATAGTTTGCAGTGTTCAGACTATAATTCAGAATGTGAGATAATTAATGAGTGAAGAAGTAAACGTCAAATTGACTTGGATCGGGAATGTTAAACTCATCGTCATTCCCTATACTGCAAATGGTCTCGTCCCAATGACTGTGTGTGCTTCTGAACtggataaaaataaaaacacaataatTTAAATGAAGCAATGTCTGTAATACTGAGATGAACTGAATCAACAGTTATCCAGAATCGACCAATTTTGAATCAAGAGGCATCGAATATGTTGGAGGAATGAACCTCAGGGAAGTGGGCACTGCTGAGTTGGAAGGAAGGGAGCAGGATAGAGGGTGAAACCAGTAACAATTCCCCCACTCCTCCTATTACCCGACAGCCTCACAGAGAGTAGGAAGATACCAGTGAAGATACAATGAGATGAGGCCAAATGGATGGCCATACTGTCAGTCAGTGATTAGCAGTCATTTTGTTATAACCACATGTAAAACAATTATGCAAATCAACACTCAAATAAACATCAATCTGGGAGAAAATTGTATGTTCttggacaatatttgctaaaGAAATACTCCATGAGTGATCGACTTCCTTTGAAGTGATTATTCTGACCACCACTTAAAAAATTCCAGACGTGTACCCCTCGTGTCTTTGAGAATTCATGttcaatttctttactgttccCTTCCCATGTATCTGGTTCAAAGTACCTTTCCCAATCGGTGTATGGAACAGGGTAGAACCAGTTGCTGGACAGGTACAGGATCCCTTTGCATTGTCTATTCAGAAAGTTATCCAGATTATCAGTCTCACACCATTTCTTCAACATTCGGGTCATCAGATCTGGACCCTGCTGACCCCAAGCTGCTCCATTATAATTCTCAATATAATCCTTTaagcacttcctgatgaaggaatgagAGCGGTTAAATCCCAAAGCTGCACCATTTGCATAATTACTTGATTGTGCACAGATGAAGTTCTGGAACTCCAAGGGTTTGATTGAAATGATATCCGTGTCCAGATAGATGCCCCCGAACTTCCACAGCAAGGCTATCCGACAACCATCAGAGAGCACATGGAACCAATATTGTTCCAAGTTGGGATCCACCTGTAACAGAGTAAAAGATCATCAGTTAGGTGTTTTGATATTCTGAATGATCCTTCTCTCCAAATGCTGTCCTCTCCCTCCACACAATATTTACTGGTTGAGCACCAAataggaaaataggaacagagtaggccattcagcctctcaagtctgtttgatgaggtcatggctgatctataaCCCCATGTACCTGATTTGCTCCACATCCTTTAATACTTTGCTTCACAAattgtatctatctcagatttaaaattaacaactgatccaacatCCTCGGCTATTCGTGGGAGAGAGACCTAACCATCTATCCCCGCTTGCATGTCGAAGTGCTTCccgacatctctcctgaatagtctggccctaattctcagactatgtccccTTGCTCNNNNNNNNNNNNNNNNNNNNNNNNNNNNNNNNNNNNNNNNNNNNNNNNNNNNNNNNNNNNNNNNNNNNNNNNNNNNNNNNNNNNNNNNNNNNNNNNNNNNNNNNNNNNNNNNNNNNNNNNNNNNNNNNNNNNNNNNNNNNNNNNNNNNNNNNNNNNNNNNNNNNNNNNNNNNNNNNNNNNNNNNNNNNNNNNNNNNNNNNNNNNNNNNNNNNNNNNNNNNNNNNNNNNNNNNNNNNNNNNNNNNNNNNNNNNNNNNNNNNNNNNNNNNNNNNNNNNNNNNNNNNNNNNNNNNNNNNNNNNNNNNNNNNNNNNNNNNNNNNNNNNNNNNNNNNNNNNNNNNNNNNNNNNNNNNNNNNNNNNNNNNNNNNNNNNNNNNNNNNNNNNNNNNNNNNNNNNNNNNNNNNNNNNNNNNNNNNNNNNNNNNNNNNNNNNNNNNNNNNNNNNNNNNNNNNNNNNNNNNNNNNNNNNNNNNNNNNNNNNNNNNNNNNNNNNNNNNNNNNTAGAATAACGCAATGAGTAACTTACTTGCTGACTCCCCCAATGCCTGTCTacaatctacaaggtacaagtcaggagtgtgctgcaatactccccacttgcttggatgagtgtgTACCCTCAACaatactcaagcagcttgacaccatccaggacaaagcacacacaagcatccattccctccaccaacgaCGGTcagtgcactatctacaagaagcactaCATAAATTAACCAaagaccttccaaacccacaaccacctccATTCAGAAGGATtcggcagcagatacatgagaccatcaccctgcaagttcccctgcaagccatcCTGCCTTgggaatatatcgccgttccttcacggtcactgggtcaaaatcccagaattccctcccgaacagcattgtggatctacctacagcagtCAGCTGCATTCTATAGAAATTACAATTTTCCTTAGTGTACAGACACCAGATCAAAGGTCAACACAATAGATTAGAAAAAGCTAATCATCTAAAGTTTGACAAATAGTTGGAAATGCTCCATGTTCCATTGGAAGGAGAGGGAGTGTTAAACAACATTGTTTaggagacatagaacatagaaaaatggagtgcagaataggcccttcggccctcaatattgcgccgacctgtgaattaaTCTAAGCCCAATCCCCCTACActctcccatcatcatccatatgtttatccaaggactgtttaaatctccctaatgtggctgagttaactacattggcaggcagggcattccacacccttaccactctctgagtaaagaacttgcctccgacatctgtcttaaatctatcacccctcaatttgcagctatgccccctcgtgcaaGCCgacgtcatcattctaggaaaaagactctcattgtccaccttatctaatcctctgatcatcttgtatgtttctattaaatccccttttaggcttcttctttccaatgagaatagacccaagtccctcagcatttcctcataaggccttccctccagaccaggcaacatcctggtaaatcacctctgcaccttttccaatgcttccacattcttcctgtaatggggcgaccaatactgcacacaatactccaactgtggccgcactagcattttgtatagttgcagcatggcatcatggttccggaactcaatccctctaccaataaaacccaacacactgtatgcctccttaacagcactatcaacctgggtggcaactttcagggatctatgtacatggacacccagatccctcagcacatccacactaccaagaatctttccattgacctaatattctgccttcctgttattctttccaaagtaaatcacttcacatttagctgcTTTAAACTctcatttgtcacctctcagcccaattctgcagtttatccaagtcctcctgcaacattctttcacactgtccactactccaccaactttggtatcatctgcaaacttactaacccatccacctacgCCTGCgtctaagtaatttataaaaatgacaaacagcagtggtcacaaaacaaatccttgcggcacaccactagtaaccggactccaggctgaatatcttccatcaaccaccattcgctGCCATCGtccagaaagccaatttctaatccaaacagctaaatcaccctcaatcccatgcctccgcactttctccaacagcctaccatgtggaaccttatcaaagtctttcctgaagtccatgtacaccacgtcaactgccctaccctcatctacatgcttggtcaccttctcaaactcaatgaggcttgtgagacatgacctgcccttgacgaaaccatgttgactctctccaatcaaattgttgcttgctagatgattataaatctctcttataatcctttccaaaacctttcctacaacagatgtaaggctcactggtctatattacctgggtcatctccactgtcctttttgaacaagggcacaacatttgcaatcctccagtcctctggtacatGTTATCAGGGGAGATAGTGAGGGATCAAGaccagagagaaaaggaaaacaattCAACCGagccaacacaaaaaaaaaacctcctaAGTTGTCATAAATAATTTTGACGGACACACAGGAATGAAAACTGAGCCAATTTAGAGATAAGATCAGATGCTGATGCTCTGTCAGGAAATGGTCTGATAATAATCAGTAATAAGCAGGGCTGGTCTGCCAGAGATGGCATCTGACTAGAAGATGGCATTCTGCAAGAAGGATTCAGATTAACTGTACTCAGAATGATGCAGGAGGAACACGACCATGTAGGAATGGAAGAGagtaaactcagcagatcagctCCAGGAGTTGTATCTGCACACCTTATAAGCAGAGACGGTGATAGATACTGAATTACCATCCAGACAAAGGTAATCTGTGGGGACAATTTACTCACACATAATCAACAATAGTCCCACAGTTGTTGACCATTACTCAAGGTTCTCTTTTATTGAAAAGCTAAGATTTGACAGCTACAACAATCATTTCAGTTGCAGGAATACAATTCACTGAGCAATGGATTCCTAGAATAAATAAGTGACAAAAAGAATGGACGGAATACACTGAACAGTATGGGTTGACTATCTCCATTCCTCAATGGGACACCAGTTTTAGAAAGCCATATCCAGGCAGTCAAGAGAACCCTCACAAAACAtcaagagtcatagtcataccgcatggaaacagacccttagacccaactcatccatgccaaccaggcttcctaaactgaactagtcccatttgcatgtgtttggcccatatccctctaaaaccatTCTATTCACATACATgttcaaaagtcttttaaattctgtaattgtactaATGAAGGCtaatgtgccaaatgccttctctattaccctgtctactttcaaggaacaatgtacctgaacccccaggtctctGTGTTTGACAATACTCCTCAGGGCAATACTCCCCAAGCCTTGCCGTATTGTCACTTCAATCCACACATCTCAAGCTCATCATGAAATCGTTGCAGAACAGGAATTCCCTGAATGGAAGAAAGTACAAGATGATTCTGCCAAGACACTCCTTCCACATGAccaggaggaagacagacaacaGGAAGGAGCTCAACACTTCAACAAGAATGCTAATTCCCTCCTGAGCTGTTGAGTTCTATATGTACAGCATTCAATCATGAAAACCTAGAACCCAGTAAAAGTTCCTGGTGAATCTGAGATTCCAAAGTCATATGCATCATTGAGTTTATCGTTAAGCAGGTGAACAGTAACAAAATCCATACTGAAACTACTCCCAAACCGGAAAAGCAGCAATGGGTTATAATCTCTCCTGGATAAATCAGGTCTCAGAATGAAATCTGCTTTGATAGATTTGGTTTGGTTAGTTAATTATGTTAGTTAACATAGTGCTCAGTCACATATTCACCTAAGGCTGTAGATTTTCATTAACAACATGAGTTGAAAGAGGCTGTGATCTCTCTTGATTCAGGGCATTCTAAAGGATATCGTCAGGAAATAGTTTTAAACTATGTTTTGTTTCATGTTTTAACTTTACTCTTTTAGCTTTAGATTGCATTTTTCTACTTATTGTTTGTAAAACTCTTGCTATAGAAACCCTACTACTTTGTGTGAACATGTTTCAGTAACTAACCATCATGTTAACTAATTAGTTTCAATCCTGCGCTTTTACAACCCCTGTTTAACTAATTAAAGAAACACTTGAGCCTGGTTCTTTCTCCAGCTCTGTGTCAGGAATCAACTTGTTCAGTTGCAGGCAGCTCAGAGAATGGTTAGAGTTTGATTCTGGGGATAAAGAGGTTGCCTCATGAGCAAAGAGTGAACAGTCTGAGTCTCCACTTCTCCGAGATTAGAAGTAGAAGAGATGATGgcattgagaggatgtttccctctgGGGGGGGGGCACTGCAGAAGTGGGGGGCACAGTCTCACAATAAGGCCTCCCATCAATTACAGGTAAAAGATGGAAATTCCCTTCTCGGTGATTCATTAAtcattggaattcttttcctGGGGAGAACTGGAGGTGAGgtcaatgaatatattcaaggctgaatttgatttttaaatttatcttaAGCATGTCAAAGGCTTTTGAGGCAGGTAGAGAAAGGTGTTTcaggctcaaggggtcaaatAGTTTACTGTTGCTCCTAATTGTTACGGTCTTATTGTCTCAACTTGGTAAGAGACATTTACAAAGCAATGAATATGGTCTAATATTATTGGACAAAGATTGAACTAACATGCTTTGAACTGGAGAGTTTCCAAATTAATGGTTCCCCATCCCACCAATGAACAAAGTACAGTCTTGAATAATTGAGATAAATAATGATTTTCAGGAAGAAAATGATTCTAGTCTTCTTGCACGTTCTGCAAATGATTCATCAGGACCTGAAACTGAAATTCAATCTAAAACCCACAGGAATTCCAGCTCAGCATTATCCATCATCAGATATTTAGAAACTGGGGATTTAACTTGTCAGTGTAAAGTTTACTATTTCATTTTTCAGATTGGTAACCAATAGCAGCTTTTTTCATCCACAAACCAAGCAGCCAACTCTGTACAAGTCCTTACCTTCTCATACCATCCAGCCAAGGGTGTGTTGTTGAACAATTCTTTAGGATTCAAGGGCAAGATGATGACATTCTCGAATGAAGAAAGCAAAGAGATGGCTTTGTACTCAGGTTCTCGATACGCAGATATATTCCCATTGAAACCACTCATGAGGAAATAAATGGTTTTGTTTCGGTTTTGTCTAGCTGCTGATTCAATGCTGCACATGGCCAACGGGGAAGGTGCTACATCATTGGAGGTCTGTACAAACATAATTCCAGGCTCTCTGATTGCGTCTGATTGACTCAAACGTATTGCAAGTCTTGAAGCTTTTTTCGGGAAGGGGTATTTGAGCTTTAAAGGTTTAAACTCAAAGACATAATAGTAGACAATGGAACTAATGATTAGGATAAGTACCAAGGCTTTGTGCCAACTTTTCAAAATTAGAACTGATTCCTCCATGGtcactgtgaagagaaataatgATTGAGAAGTAAGTAAAATAGTCCAAGTGTGGCATCCCACAGTCATATCAGTGACAAGCATCAATAAattcaaaagcaaaacactgtggtaactggaaatggaaataaaacaaaaaaaactcagcaggtctgcagaaAGCGAAACAGAGTTACTAATTCACTTTTAATAAAAGATATTAAGATATGaatggagacactggatactgtggAGGATATGGGCCCTGATAATGTTCCAATAATAGTACTGAAGAGacaaaagctcaacagatctggcagaatctgtcaGAAACTTTTTACTTAATGTTTggagtcgagtgacccttcctcagaactgaactgaagacttgtactccactACCCTGGCCAAGCTCTTCCAGCACAGTTACAATACTGACATCTACCCAATAATGTGAAAAATTGGCCAGATATAACCAGTTAGCAAAAGAAGGACAAACTCAACCaggccaattaccactccatcagtctactctcgatcatcagtaaagtgatggaaaatgtcacCAACAGCACCCACTCAgcaatgcccagtttgggttccaccagggccactcagctcctgaccgcaTTACATCCtttgtccaaacatggacaaaagagctatattctagaggtgaggtgggagtgacatcaaggctgcatttgatggaGTGTGGCATAAAGAAGCCCTaccaaaactggagtcagtaaGGAATGGGGGTGGGAAAAACTCTGCACTTGTTggtgtcatacctgacacatcgGAATTACTTAAGGTTCTGTACGCCAATCATCTCCACTCCAGGACagtctgcaggagttcttcagagtgtcctaggcccaactatcttcagttgcttcatcaatgaccttcccttcattcaaaggtcag
Proteins encoded in this window:
- the LOC122555685 gene encoding lactosylceramide 4-alpha-galactosyltransferase-like isoform X1; its protein translation is MASCGHKVTMEESVLILKSWHKALVLILIISSIVYYYVFEFKPLKLKYPFPKKASRLAIRLSQSDAIREPGIMFVQTSNDVAPSPLAMCSIESAARQNRNKTIYFLMSGFNGNISAYREPEYKAISLLSSFENVIILPLNPKELFNNTPLAGWYEKVDPNLEQYWFHVLSDGCRIALLWKFGGIYLDTDIISIKPLEFQNFICAQSSNYANGAALGFNRSHSFIRKCLKDYIENYNGAAWGQQGPDLMTRMLKKWCETDNLDNFLNRQCKGILYLSSNWFYPVPYTDWERYFEPDTWEGNSKEIEHEFSKTRGVHVWNFLSGGQNNHFKGSRSLMEYFFSKYCPRTYNFLPD
- the LOC122555685 gene encoding lactosylceramide 4-alpha-galactosyltransferase-like isoform X2; amino-acid sequence: MEESVLILKSWHKALVLILIISSIVYYYVFEFKPLKLKYPFPKKASRLAIRLSQSDAIREPGIMFVQTSNDVAPSPLAMCSIESAARQNRNKTIYFLMSGFNGNISAYREPEYKAISLLSSFENVIILPLNPKELFNNTPLAGWYEKVDPNLEQYWFHVLSDGCRIALLWKFGGIYLDTDIISIKPLEFQNFICAQSSNYANGAALGFNRSHSFIRKCLKDYIENYNGAAWGQQGPDLMTRMLKKWCETDNLDNFLNRQCKGILYLSSNWFYPVPYTDWERYFEPDTWEGNSKEIEHEFSKTRGVHVWNFLSGGQNNHFKGSRSLMEYFFSKYCPRTYNFLPD